The Pirellulales bacterium genome has a segment encoding these proteins:
- a CDS encoding GspE/PulE family protein has translation MTTDYSLGGFRSRLANLDSTTDAYATRFVDVLLTAGRSLGASDLHLLPTDAGMEIRLRIDGVLEQLGTFPPGKTSDVISRLKVLAELLTYRTDVPQEGRIRDPDAEIEMRVSTFPTLHGEKAVVRLFAAVACYPYLADLGLPATVATQLNRLLDETSGAIMIVGPAGSGKTTTAYACLRELVRRSGGRSIATLEDPVEVALAGVAQSQVNARAGLDLATGLRSLLRQDPQVIMVGEMRDPVTAGIALQASLTGQLMLTTFHAGSAAGAISRLADMGVEPYVLRSGILAVVCQRLVRKLCSCAIESDAPEARLGLPVAQARLAGSCPQCHGTGYCGRTLLAEMLAMEMGEVPAGVLSRADMVKLERAALDGGMLSRWHWALQAVETGLTSAAEVRRVLGFTDALGPTAS, from the coding sequence TTGACGACCGATTACTCACTTGGCGGTTTTCGCAGCCGGCTCGCGAACCTCGATAGCACGACTGATGCCTATGCCACGCGATTCGTGGATGTGTTGCTAACGGCCGGCCGCAGCCTGGGCGCCAGCGACTTGCACCTGTTACCCACCGATGCGGGCATGGAAATTCGCCTCCGCATCGACGGCGTGCTAGAGCAGCTGGGAACGTTCCCGCCGGGAAAAACATCGGACGTCATATCGCGGCTGAAGGTTCTGGCGGAGTTGCTCACGTATCGCACAGATGTGCCGCAGGAGGGGCGCATTCGCGATCCGGACGCCGAGATTGAAATGCGCGTGAGCACGTTTCCCACACTGCACGGCGAAAAAGCAGTGGTGCGGCTGTTTGCCGCGGTTGCTTGTTATCCGTACCTTGCCGATCTTGGGTTGCCCGCCACGGTCGCAACGCAATTGAACCGACTGTTGGACGAAACTTCGGGTGCGATAATGATTGTCGGCCCGGCAGGCAGCGGCAAGACGACCACGGCCTATGCTTGCCTGCGCGAGTTAGTGCGGCGCTCGGGGGGACGAAGTATCGCGACGTTGGAAGACCCCGTCGAAGTGGCCCTGGCGGGCGTGGCACAGTCGCAGGTCAATGCACGCGCGGGCTTGGACCTGGCGACCGGCCTGCGATCGCTCTTACGGCAAGATCCGCAGGTGATCATGGTGGGCGAGATGCGCGATCCGGTCACGGCTGGCATCGCCTTGCAGGCCTCGCTTACCGGACAGTTGATGTTGACCACATTTCATGCCGGTAGCGCCGCCGGCGCGATCAGCCGGTTGGCGGATATGGGGGTCGAGCCGTATGTCTTGCGTTCGGGCATTCTGGCCGTCGTATGTCAGCGCCTGGTGCGCAAGCTTTGTTCGTGCGCGATTGAGAGCGATGCGCCCGAGGCGCGGCTCGGTTTGCCCGTTGCCCAGGCACGCCTGGCGGGTTCTTGTCCGCAATGTCACGGGACGGGATATTGCGGACGCACGCTGCTGGCCGAAATGCTTGCGATGGAAATGGGGGAAGTCCCGGCCGGAGTCTTGTCACGTGCCGACATGGTCAAGCTCGAACGGGCAGCCCTCGACGGCGGCATGTTGAGCCGTTGGCATTGGGCACTGCAGGCCGTCGAAACAGGGCTTACCAGTGCCGCCGAGGTCCGCCGAGTGCTCGGTTTTACCGATGCGTTGGGACCCACAGCCAGCTAG
- a CDS encoding type II secretion system F family protein has translation MSTLPSLHAGSISLDELIALADEMAALARAGVPLEQGLLEAAGDLSNRSGKLATDVAHRMRTGESFLHIIASSPGIFPPAYRAVVEAGARTGRLSSALEGLANSARRAAELRRLARAAIVYPLSVALLAYVLFILSILRFQPLVSEAYQTLNAPPNRLNHALVNLGQSASIWGPALPLLVLLPLGFWWYRSGRTGQLQAVRREGILPTARLIKYGQIATFADVLGLLVEHEVPLGESIVLAADASGDPQLARGARTLAQNIERGGRADAAQATIEGCPPLLAWLLSRGSTQPGLAEALRRTAESFRGRAVQLDDRLRLYLPLALTFLIGGTAVAVYALSVFVPWYDLLFSMSGNS, from the coding sequence GTGTCGACCTTGCCATCATTGCACGCAGGAAGCATCTCGCTCGACGAGTTGATCGCGCTCGCCGACGAAATGGCGGCATTGGCGCGCGCCGGTGTGCCGCTCGAACAAGGACTACTCGAAGCGGCCGGCGACCTCTCCAACCGCTCGGGTAAGTTGGCCACCGATGTCGCTCACCGCATGCGGACGGGCGAGAGTTTTCTGCACATCATTGCCAGCTCGCCGGGAATATTTCCTCCCGCCTATCGGGCCGTTGTCGAAGCGGGGGCCCGTACCGGACGACTATCGTCGGCGCTCGAGGGGTTGGCCAACTCGGCCCGCCGTGCTGCCGAGCTGCGCAGGCTTGCCAGGGCAGCCATTGTGTATCCGTTGTCGGTTGCCCTGCTGGCATACGTGCTTTTCATCCTTTCGATATTGCGGTTTCAGCCGCTTGTCTCCGAGGCGTATCAAACGCTGAACGCGCCGCCCAATCGGTTGAATCACGCGTTGGTAAACCTGGGACAGAGTGCGAGCATTTGGGGGCCGGCCTTGCCGTTGCTCGTTCTGCTACCGCTTGGCTTTTGGTGGTATCGATCCGGACGAACCGGACAACTGCAGGCTGTTCGCAGGGAAGGAATCCTTCCGACGGCACGACTCATTAAATATGGACAGATCGCCACGTTCGCCGATGTGCTCGGGCTGCTAGTCGAGCACGAGGTGCCGCTGGGAGAATCGATCGTATTGGCGGCCGATGCCAGTGGCGATCCGCAATTGGCACGCGGCGCGCGAACGCTTGCCCAAAACATCGAGCGCGGTGGTAGGGCAGACGCGGCGCAAGCTACGATCGAGGGCTGCCCGCCGCTGTTGGCGTGGCTCCTGTCGCGCGGCAGTACGCAGCCTGGCCTGGCAGAAGCACTGCGCCGGACGGCCGAATCTTTTCGTGGCCGTGCCGTGCAACTTGACGATCGACTGCGGCTGTATTTGCCGTTGGCTCTTACGTTTTTGATCGGCGGCACCGCCGTTGCCGTTTATGCGCTGAGTGTGTTCGTGCCCTGGTACGATCTGCTTTTTAGCATGTCGGGCAACTCTTGA
- a CDS encoding type II secretion system F family protein yields the protein MSETQFHYSAVTTDGRTTAGEIEATDLDHALALLTASGLRSVQVVALPATKKPGGTSSDPARPRPVPLSADELLRLAEHLEMLARSGLPLSPGLRAAAEEQSHRHLAQSLVELARQLEMGRSLDQVLASQPQMVPGHLSRLIEAGLQSGTLAEVLTQLLDIDRSSRDMWRSVRLAISYPLVLLVGYVALVVFLGVFVLPGLSDVYEGVGPLPMSTSVLLWFAGDRLLVTVGIAVAAVPMLMLMFRALLSPVGHWRLLTKIPFLGPMLLWRSVATWTRLLGLFLENDIPAPEALRFAADGISDANVAAESRRIAQLTAVGRPLAEAVAAMRRLPASLVPIVRWGENAGALPEALRAAGEMFENRVRVRATFLQSALPPIMFIFVALGVLALLNALIAPMVNMVSTFM from the coding sequence ATGAGTGAAACGCAATTCCACTATTCGGCCGTCACGACCGACGGGCGGACGACGGCCGGCGAAATCGAGGCGACCGATCTCGACCATGCGCTGGCGCTGCTGACGGCGAGCGGCTTGCGTTCGGTGCAGGTTGTTGCCTTGCCAGCCACGAAAAAGCCTGGTGGCACATCGTCCGATCCGGCGCGGCCTCGGCCGGTTCCCTTATCTGCCGACGAGTTGCTGCGATTGGCCGAACATCTGGAAATGCTGGCGCGCTCCGGCCTGCCACTTTCGCCCGGCTTGCGGGCGGCGGCGGAGGAGCAGTCGCATCGTCATCTGGCCCAATCGCTGGTCGAGCTGGCTCGGCAATTGGAAATGGGGCGCTCACTGGATCAGGTCCTGGCATCGCAACCGCAAATGGTACCCGGCCACTTGAGCCGATTGATTGAAGCGGGATTGCAGTCAGGTACGCTGGCCGAGGTGCTTACCCAGTTGCTCGATATCGATCGATCGTCGCGCGACATGTGGCGCTCGGTCAGACTGGCGATTTCTTATCCCTTGGTATTGCTGGTCGGGTATGTGGCGTTAGTGGTATTTCTGGGAGTGTTTGTGTTGCCAGGGTTGTCTGACGTGTACGAAGGCGTCGGACCGCTTCCCATGTCGACAAGCGTGCTGCTGTGGTTTGCAGGTGATCGGCTGTTGGTCACCGTGGGCATTGCCGTAGCGGCCGTGCCGATGCTGATGCTGATGTTTCGGGCGTTGCTGTCGCCGGTGGGCCATTGGCGCTTGCTGACCAAGATTCCTTTCCTGGGACCGATGCTGCTGTGGCGTAGCGTGGCCACATGGACGCGCCTGCTAGGGCTGTTTTTGGAAAACGATATTCCCGCGCCCGAGGCCTTGCGATTTGCCGCAGACGGGATAAGCGATGCGAATGTGGCCGCCGAAAGCCGCAGAATCGCGCAATTGACGGCCGTCGGACGGCCATTGGCCGAAGCCGTGGCTGCGATGCGGCGCTTGCCGGCTTCGTTGGTTCCGATCGTGCGCTGGGGTGAAAATGCGGGTGCCTTGCCCGAAGCCCTGCGCGCCGCGGGTGAGATGTTCGAGAATCGCGTGCGTGTTCGCGCGACGTTTTTGCAATCGGCCTTGCCGC